A window from Vigna angularis cultivar LongXiaoDou No.4 chromosome 7, ASM1680809v1, whole genome shotgun sequence encodes these proteins:
- the LOC108336651 gene encoding uncharacterized protein LOC108336651: protein MFKNMASGPSGPPIPPSGNSNKGKGKKTYVVKLMTRFNNEIGSTSQPTTPTSTSTGRSVPPPLVVPAFTPTPHQVPTSSPTSIGTSLPPPIQVPGLTPTPYQVPPYLQASLSPNVGSNPSTPRNIAASPGIEDADPHSSSAANNMEECSNSRPMITPVGGGFYPTKTASKAITATIKEQFDEPWLTWGAIPKSTRDVFFERFKRRVSWKPEDEEKVKKNYHTKASHRLSEMYKKARTLGKRPDWLGDDTWNALLEKWNMPLYRQKCETAKKNRTSEKGGCLHTRGSISVHEHAIRLSQELGRSVHVDEIFQQTHIRQSTGEFVDERSRRTHEQFVAKFSQIRSETASVGVSTSSPLDPAEEEILRNRCWLEAAGGKYKGRVYGIGNVTSQDDCVDSYIQQTQASSIAQPQNSEEILNLKSQLQQYGQQLQNLEGFIGVLLPFLPPSAATAAQQFLNLQNPQVQNDVPNIVQPEQQPPEQQPPHQQPPDEQPQDGNDYMHY, encoded by the exons atgttcaaGAATATGGCATCAGGTCCTTCTGGCCCTCCTATTCCACCTTCAGGAAATTCTAATAAGGGCAAGGGGAAGAAAACTTACGTAGTGAAGTTGATGACACGTTTCAATAATGAAATTGgttcaaccagtcaaccaactACACCTACCTCTACCTCTACTGGTAGATCTGTTCCACCTCCATTAGTTGTTCCTGCCTTCACTCCCACTCCACATCAAGTTCCTACATCTTCACCTACCTCTATTGGTACATCTCTTCCACCTCCAATACAAGTGCCTGGCTTGACACCCACTCCATACCAAGTGCCTCCTTATCTTCAGGCTTCACTCTCTCCCAATGTTGGTTCTAACCCATCAACTCCCAGAAATATTGCAGCATCACCTGGTATAGAGGATGCAGATCCACATTCTAGTTCAGCCGCCAATAACATGGAAGAATGTTCCAATAGTCGTCCAATGATTACACCCGTTGGAGGagg gtttTATCCTACAAAAACTGCATCCAAGGCAATCACAGCCACCATCAAGGAACAGTTTGATGAGCCATGGCTAACATGGGGTGCAATCCCTAAGTCAACCAGAGATGTCTTCTTCGAACGTTTTAAG AGAAGGGTTTCATGGAAGCCTGAAGATGAGGAAAAggtcaaaaaaaattatcacaccAAGGCATCTCATAGACTCTCAGAGATGTATAAAAAAGCTAGAACTCTAGGAAAAAGACCTGATTGGCTGGGGGACGATACTTGGAATGCTCTTTTGGAAAAGTGGAACATGCCACTTTATAGACAAAAGTGTGAAACGGCAAAGAAGAATCGGACATCTGAAAAGGGTGGTTGTTTGCACACTAGAGGATCTATAAGCGTGCATGAGCATGCTATTCGTTTG TCACAAGAGCTTGGTCGGTCTgtgcatgttgatgaaatatttcagcaGACACATATTCGTCAATCAACAGGAGAATTTGTGGACGAAAGGTCTAGGCGGACCCAT gaacaatttgttgcaaaattttctcaaattagATCTGAGACTGCATCTGTTGGTGTCTCAACATCTTCTCCTCTAGACCCTGCGGAGGAGGAAATATTGAGAAACCGATGTTGGTTAGAGGCTGCTGGTGGAAAATACAAGGGACGTGTATACGGCATTGGAAATGTCACTTCCCAAGATGACTGTGTTGATAGTTACATCCAACAAACACAGGCATCTTCTATTGCTCAACCTCAAAATTCAGAAGAAATTCTTAACCTGAAATCGCAGTTACAACAATATGGTCAGCAGCTTCAAAATCTTGAAGGCTTTATTGGCGTCCTCCTGCCATTCCTTCCGCCTTCAGCCGCCACGGCTGCACAACAATTTTTAAACCTTCAAAATCCTCAAGTTCAAAATGACGTACCCAATATAGTCCAACCAGAACAGCAACCTCCAGAACAGCAACCACCACACCAGCAACCACCAGATGAACAACCACAAGATGGAAATGATTACATGCATTATTAG